A genomic window from ANME-2 cluster archaeon includes:
- a CDS encoding Fic family protein: MREFNYLRIDEELYNKEIVGLMTELHEYRGKQELYMESYPDVLEAMVKVAKIQSTGASNRIEGIYTSEKRLGDLVNEKTEPRNRNEEEIAGYREVLNTIHENYDYIVPRSNVVLQLHRNLYAYNSGFVGGNYKHADNVIEEQNELGEKRVRFTPVPAYLTKETMEAMCGNFIEAIKKESVDPLLLIPVFILDFLCVHPFNDGNGRMSRLLTLLLLYQNSYIVGKYISIEMMIEKTKESYYETLEMSSFGWHENNNDYVPFVKYYLGVVLAAYREFSSRVEILRNQGLSKSERVKHVFETKVGKISKSDISKLCPDISITTIEKALAELVKNNYIRKVGGGRSTAYIRND, from the coding sequence ATGAGGGAATTCAATTACTTAAGAATTGATGAGGAGCTATACAACAAAGAAATAGTTGGGTTGATGACTGAACTCCATGAATATAGAGGAAAACAAGAACTATATATGGAATCATATCCGGATGTTCTTGAGGCAATGGTAAAAGTTGCTAAGATTCAAAGTACAGGTGCATCAAACAGAATTGAGGGGATTTACACCAGTGAGAAAAGATTAGGTGATCTTGTCAATGAGAAAACAGAACCTAGAAATCGTAATGAAGAAGAAATCGCAGGTTATCGAGAGGTTCTTAATACAATTCATGAAAATTATGATTATATTGTGCCTAGAAGTAATGTGGTTTTGCAGCTCCATAGAAATCTGTATGCATATAATAGTGGCTTTGTAGGCGGCAATTACAAACATGCGGATAATGTCATTGAAGAGCAGAATGAATTAGGTGAGAAACGAGTTCGTTTCACACCGGTACCTGCATATCTGACGAAAGAAACAATGGAAGCAATGTGCGGCAACTTTATTGAAGCAATCAAAAAGGAGTCAGTAGATCCATTGTTGCTTATTCCGGTTTTTATTTTGGATTTTCTATGTGTTCATCCATTCAATGATGGCAATGGTAGAATGAGTAGACTTTTAACCCTTCTACTGCTTTATCAAAATTCTTATATTGTCGGAAAGTATATTAGCATTGAAATGATGATTGAAAAGACAAAAGAAAGTTATTATGAAACCCTTGAAATGAGTTCTTTTGGTTGGCATGAAAACAACAATGATTATGTACCGTTTGTGAAATACTATCTAGGTGTTGTCTTAGCTGCTTATAGGGAGTTTTCATCGAGAGTCGAAATATTAAGAAACCAAGGATTAAGCAAATCGGAACGTGTGAAACATGTTTTTGAAACAAAGGTGGGTAAGATCAGCAAATCGGATATCTCAAAATTATGTCCAGATATCAGCATAACAACAATTGAAAAGGCTTTGGCAGAATTGGTTAAAAACAATTATATTAGAAAAGTCGGTGGTGGAAGAAGTACTGCTTATATTAGAAATGACTAA